The Beijerinckiaceae bacterium genome has a window encoding:
- a CDS encoding methylmalonyl-CoA mutase — MSRIPDFAQLPFALAADKSDGVSALAWATPEGMTLKSHYDASDIAGLDCLDTFPGLAPYLRGPYPTMYAERPWTIRQYAGYSSAEESNAFYRRNLAAGQKGLSVAFDLATHRGYDSDHPRVAADVGMAGVAIDSIYDMRTLFSGIPLDQMSVSMTMSGAVLPVLALYIVAAEEQGVPHAKLTGTIQNDILKEFMVRNTYIYPPEPSLRIVSDIFAYTARHMPKFNSISISGYHMQEAGATADLELAYTLADGMEYVRAGLRAGLGVDEFAPRLSFFFATSMNFFMEVAKLRAARLVWAKLMRAFNPQSEKSSVLRMHTQTSGWSLAAQDVFNNILRTEIEAMAATQGHTQSLHTNAFDEALALPSDFSARIARNTQLFLQQESGTNRIIDPWGGSYYVERLTADLARRVLAHIDEIEAAGGMVKAIEAGIPKLHIEEAATRTQARIDSGTQSVIGVNIFRQAFEPEVEILRVDTAAVRSQQIAKLDRLKAERDPALVQRTLDALTEGAAGTANLLELAVEAARAKATVGEISFALEKIYGRHRAEVKMVSGVYATEARSPAVSHVKSIIDAFAENDGRRPRILIAKIGQDGHDRGQKVVASAFGDFGFDVIVGPLFATPEEAARQAVENNVHVIGVSSLAAGHLTCVPQLRAALDRQNRPDIMIVVGGVIPSQDFAALRDAGAAEIFPPGTAIPQAAARLIEELNHRHGYQQKGVAE, encoded by the coding sequence GTGAGCCGCATTCCCGATTTTGCGCAACTGCCCTTCGCTTTGGCGGCGGACAAGTCCGATGGGGTCTCCGCACTCGCCTGGGCAACGCCAGAGGGCATGACGCTCAAATCGCACTACGATGCGAGCGATATTGCCGGGCTCGACTGCCTCGACACATTTCCAGGCCTTGCGCCGTATTTGCGCGGCCCCTATCCCACCATGTATGCCGAGCGTCCCTGGACGATCCGGCAATATGCCGGCTATTCGAGCGCCGAAGAGTCGAACGCCTTCTACCGCCGCAATCTTGCCGCCGGGCAAAAGGGACTCTCGGTCGCTTTCGATCTCGCCACCCATCGGGGCTATGATTCGGATCACCCGCGGGTCGCCGCCGATGTCGGCATGGCTGGCGTCGCCATCGATTCCATTTACGACATGCGGACGCTTTTCTCTGGGATTCCGCTGGATCAAATGTCGGTGTCGATGACGATGAGCGGCGCGGTTCTGCCGGTGCTCGCTCTCTACATCGTCGCCGCGGAGGAGCAAGGCGTACCGCACGCCAAACTGACCGGCACGATCCAAAACGATATTCTCAAAGAGTTTATGGTTCGCAATACCTATATCTACCCGCCCGAGCCTTCCTTGCGGATCGTGTCCGACATTTTCGCCTATACGGCGCGACACATGCCGAAGTTCAATTCGATTTCCATCTCCGGCTATCACATGCAGGAAGCAGGGGCGACCGCCGATCTCGAACTCGCCTATACACTGGCCGATGGCATGGAATATGTCCGCGCCGGTCTGCGGGCCGGTCTTGGCGTTGACGAATTCGCACCACGGCTCTCGTTCTTCTTCGCGACATCAATGAATTTTTTCATGGAGGTCGCAAAGCTTCGCGCCGCACGTCTTGTTTGGGCAAAGCTCATGAGGGCTTTCAATCCCCAATCGGAAAAGAGCTCCGTGCTGCGGATGCACACCCAGACGTCCGGCTGGTCGCTCGCGGCGCAGGATGTATTCAACAATATCCTGCGCACCGAGATCGAGGCGATGGCGGCGACCCAAGGGCATACCCAGTCCTTGCACACGAATGCATTCGATGAAGCGCTGGCCTTGCCAAGCGACTTCTCGGCCCGCATCGCCCGCAACACCCAGCTTTTCCTGCAACAGGAAAGCGGCACGAACCGGATCATCGATCCTTGGGGCGGCTCTTACTATGTCGAGCGCCTCACCGCCGACCTGGCTCGCCGCGTTCTGGCGCACATCGACGAAATCGAAGCGGCCGGCGGCATGGTGAAAGCCATCGAGGCAGGCATTCCGAAACTGCATATCGAGGAAGCCGCCACACGAACCCAGGCCCGGATCGATAGCGGAACCCAGTCCGTGATCGGAGTGAATATCTTCAGACAGGCGTTCGAGCCGGAGGTCGAGATTTTGCGGGTCGACACGGCCGCCGTTCGATCGCAGCAGATTGCCAAGCTCGACCGCCTCAAGGCCGAGCGCGATCCGGCGCTCGTGCAACGCACGCTGGATGCTTTGACCGAGGGCGCCGCGGGTACTGCCAATCTCTTGGAGCTTGCCGTCGAAGCTGCGCGGGCCAAGGCGACTGTCGGCGAAATATCCTTCGCGCTCGAAAAAATCTACGGCCGCCATCGCGCCGAAGTGAAGATGGTTTCCGGCGTCTACGCGACGGAAGCCAGATCGCCGGCCGTCTCCCACGTCAAAAGCATCATCGACGCGTTTGCCGAAAATGACGGTCGGCGCCCTCGCATTCTCATCGCCAAGATCGGACAGGATGGGCACGATCGCGGTCAGAAAGTGGTTGCATCCGCGTTCGGTGATTTTGGTTTCGATGTCATCGTGGGGCCGCTGTTTGCAACGCCCGAGGAAGCCGCGCGGCAAGCGGTCGAAAACAACGTGCACGTCATCGGCGTTTCGTCGCTCGCTGCCGGTCATTTGACCTGCGTGCCGCAATTGCGTGCGGCGCTCGATCGGCAAAACCGGCCCGATATCATGATCGTCGTCGGCGGGGTCATCCCGTCCCAGGATTTTGCGGCGCTGCGCGATGCTGGAGCGGCAGAAATTTTTCCGCCCGGAACGGCGATCCCGCAGGCGGCGGCACGTCTGATCGAAGAACTAAACCACCGGCATGGCTACCAGCAGAAGGGCGTGGCGGAATAG
- the otsB gene encoding trehalose-phosphatase has product MSPSSFCKRGRPSRSKSPGPPCPTLGFGSVLADVPLPLQSGALLNLAPPSACAYFLDVDGTLLEIRPRPEDVIADHALLALLGNLKEAANGALGLVSGRKIDDIDRIVAPLVLPAAGLHGAEIRFSDGARTPPQDDATKMARTPLADFVDAHPGLLLEDKGATIAVHFRQRPELASDVLAFLATLAQRTGLSIQEGKMVAELKQAHHDKGRGIDALLEHSPFFGRRPVFIGDDLTDESGFRFVNARGGISVRVGTAEFATDARYLLPDPSGVRTELFRLLERA; this is encoded by the coding sequence ATGTCTCCATCGAGCTTTTGCAAAAGGGGCCGCCCCAGCCGAAGCAAGAGCCCTGGGCCTCCATGCCCAACATTGGGGTTTGGTAGCGTTTTGGCTGATGTCCCGCTTCCCTTGCAGTCCGGCGCTTTGCTGAATTTGGCGCCACCCTCCGCATGCGCCTATTTCCTCGATGTCGATGGAACGCTGCTTGAAATCCGCCCCCGTCCCGAGGATGTTATTGCCGATCATGCTTTGCTGGCGCTGCTGGGAAACCTCAAAGAAGCTGCGAATGGTGCGCTTGGCCTTGTGAGCGGGCGCAAAATCGACGACATCGATCGTATTGTCGCGCCGCTGGTTTTGCCTGCCGCAGGCTTGCATGGGGCGGAAATCCGCTTTTCCGACGGCGCGCGGACGCCGCCGCAAGATGATGCCACGAAGATGGCGCGGACCCCGCTCGCCGATTTCGTGGACGCCCATCCGGGCTTGTTGCTTGAGGATAAGGGCGCGACGATCGCGGTGCACTTCAGGCAGCGGCCGGAGCTGGCAAGCGACGTCTTGGCCTTTCTTGCGACGCTGGCCCAGAGGACCGGTCTCTCAATCCAGGAAGGCAAGATGGTTGCCGAACTCAAGCAGGCCCACCACGACAAAGGGCGGGGCATTGATGCCTTGCTTGAACACTCGCCCTTTTTTGGGCGAAGGCCGGTTTTCATCGGGGATGATTTGACCGATGAAAGCGGCTTCCGGTTCGTCAATGCGCGGGGCGGAATTTCCGTGCGGGTCGGCACCGCCGAATTTGCAACCGATGCGCGCTATCTTTTGCCCGATCCATCGGGGGTGCGAACGGAGCTTTTTCGGCTTTTGGAGCGCGCCTGA
- a CDS encoding lactoylglutathione lyase, which produces MEYLHTMVRVSDLAQSLDFYINKLGLVETRRVENESGRYTLIFLAAPGDMEHVQKSKSPLIELTYNWDKEAYDGGRNFGHLAFAVEDIYAFCDGLKKAGVTINRPPRDGSMAFVRSPDNVSIELLQKGPPQPKQEPWASMPNIGVW; this is translated from the coding sequence ATGGAATATCTACACACAATGGTCCGTGTCTCGGATCTCGCGCAATCGCTTGATTTCTATATCAACAAACTTGGGCTTGTCGAAACCAGGCGCGTCGAGAATGAGTCAGGCCGTTACACATTGATATTTCTCGCTGCCCCTGGCGATATGGAGCACGTCCAGAAAAGCAAGTCTCCTCTCATCGAACTGACGTATAACTGGGATAAGGAGGCTTACGACGGCGGCCGCAACTTCGGCCATCTGGCCTTTGCCGTTGAAGATATTTACGCTTTCTGTGACGGGCTCAAGAAGGCCGGTGTGACCATAAACCGGCCTCCCCGCGACGGATCGATGGCCTTCGTCCGCTCGCCAGACAATGTCTCCATCGAGCTTTTGCAAAAGGGGCCGCCCCAGCCGAAGCAAGAGCCCTGGGCCTCCATGCCCAACATTGGGGTTTGGTAG
- a CDS encoding cation transporter encodes MTSASKKSEELANGASRLKERAALASIAVSVLLTTSKFVAGIASGSLAVLSEAGNNLADVATSILTYFAIRIANKPADEDHQYGHAKVEALAALIETGCLFALAAYILVEAIKRLAGHEATIDPNPLAFGILVISIVVDFFRWRYLSRIAKSTKSEALAADALNFSSDIVSCTMALGGLAAAHYGYPQGDAVAALGVAAFIAVAGFQIARRTVNTLVDTAPKGLTEQIKSIAQSVPGVIKVESLRLRPAGAEVVGELAITVSRTLPLEKVAAIKTNVATAITTRHPEVAVTVSAEPIALDDETILERVLLIAAKRHLPVHHVTMQELGGRTSISFDVELDGRMPHGNAHEIVTGLETEIGRELGSDIEVETHIEPLEPRQLHGHDAPPATRAEIASALAKFAPSTGAIYDVHSVRVRKTPAGLVVNYHCRVSPSLSVDEVHDHVDELERKMRADFADIVRIVGHAEPLRA; translated from the coding sequence ATGACGAGCGCGTCGAAAAAATCGGAAGAATTGGCGAACGGAGCCAGTCGGCTCAAGGAGAGGGCCGCGCTCGCTTCGATTGCTGTCAGTGTGCTTTTAACGACCAGCAAATTCGTTGCTGGCATCGCCTCGGGCTCGCTGGCGGTCTTGTCCGAGGCCGGCAATAATTTGGCCGATGTCGCCACAAGCATCCTCACCTATTTCGCGATCAGGATCGCCAATAAGCCGGCCGACGAGGATCATCAATATGGTCACGCCAAGGTCGAAGCCTTGGCGGCGCTGATCGAGACGGGATGCTTGTTCGCGCTCGCCGCCTATATTCTGGTCGAGGCCATCAAGCGCCTCGCCGGCCATGAGGCCACCATCGACCCCAATCCGCTTGCCTTTGGAATCTTGGTCATCTCGATCGTTGTGGATTTTTTTCGCTGGCGTTATCTCAGCCGGATCGCGAAATCCACCAAAAGCGAGGCGCTTGCCGCCGACGCTTTGAATTTTTCGAGCGATATCGTCAGCTGCACAATGGCACTCGGGGGTCTTGCCGCTGCCCATTACGGCTATCCTCAAGGCGATGCGGTCGCAGCTCTCGGGGTGGCGGCTTTCATCGCGGTCGCTGGCTTCCAGATCGCGCGGCGGACCGTCAACACTCTGGTCGATACCGCACCGAAAGGCCTCACGGAGCAGATCAAATCGATCGCCCAGTCGGTTCCAGGCGTGATCAAGGTCGAGAGCCTCCGGCTACGCCCGGCAGGTGCGGAGGTCGTCGGTGAACTGGCGATCACCGTATCGCGGACTTTACCGCTCGAAAAAGTTGCGGCGATCAAAACAAATGTCGCAACGGCCATCACCACCCGCCATCCAGAGGTTGCGGTGACCGTCTCCGCGGAACCGATCGCGCTCGACGACGAAACGATTCTCGAACGGGTTCTCCTGATCGCCGCGAAACGCCATCTTCCGGTGCATCACGTGACCATGCAGGAATTGGGCGGCCGCACGTCGATCAGCTTCGACGTCGAACTCGACGGCCGCATGCCGCATGGCAATGCGCATGAAATCGTCACGGGGCTTGAAACCGAGATCGGTCGCGAACTTGGGTCCGATATCGAGGTCGAGACCCACATCGAACCCCTCGAACCTCGCCAGTTGCACGGTCACGACGCGCCCCCGGCAACGCGGGCCGAAATCGCCTCCGCCCTCGCCAAATTCGCGCCTAGCACAGGCGCAATTTACGATGTTCACAGCGTCAGGGTGAGAAAAACCCCGGCGGGCCTGGTCGTCAATTATCATTGCCGGGTCAGCCCCAGCCTCAGCGTCGATGAAGTGCACGATCATGTCGACGAGCTCGAGCGCAAGATGCGCGCCGATTTCGCCGACATCGTCAGGATCGTCGGCCACGCCGAGCCGTTACGCGCATGA
- a CDS encoding MFS transporter has protein sequence MLANLLRVRRFAPLFWCQFFSVFNDNFVRNMLAMLILFRLGESEAGPLITLAVGIFMLPSLLLSGLGGELADAQDKARLARHLKFAEIFVQMVAALGLWLGSLPLLYAALFGLGVVGALFGPLKYGILPDLLVKDELLAGNALVEAATFIAIFLGLIAGGLSATGRAPEGTVLQLMAIAIACYAASLFIPSTGRAAPDLRANPNIFASTRALLSEIAADPILWTRSMAVSWFWMSGAVALSLVPVVVRNKTGGGIEVETAVSALFALGIGIGSIAAAVIAHGRIFLKPVPFAALAMAAFLIDLGVATLLLPVATVEVGLGEFFRSAAGIRIACDVAGLACAGGLFVVPLFTAIQADAPKERRARIVGGVNILNSAFIVLGVLATALLQSKSFGVTEPVLLTALGVLNIGAAYYVRKAVLRGEA, from the coding sequence ATGCTGGCCAATCTGCTGCGGGTCCGCCGCTTCGCTCCCCTGTTCTGGTGCCAGTTTTTTTCCGTCTTCAACGACAATTTCGTACGCAACATGCTCGCCATGTTGATCTTGTTCAGGCTCGGAGAAAGCGAAGCGGGCCCCCTGATCACGCTGGCGGTCGGCATTTTCATGCTGCCGTCGCTTCTCCTCTCGGGGCTCGGTGGCGAACTGGCCGACGCGCAGGACAAAGCACGCCTTGCACGCCATCTGAAGTTCGCAGAAATATTCGTCCAAATGGTCGCGGCCCTTGGCCTGTGGCTGGGGTCGCTCCCGCTGCTTTACGCGGCGCTCTTCGGACTCGGGGTCGTCGGTGCTTTGTTCGGCCCGCTCAAATACGGAATCCTGCCGGATCTTCTCGTGAAGGACGAACTCCTCGCCGGCAATGCCCTGGTCGAGGCGGCCACCTTCATCGCCATTTTTCTTGGACTGATCGCCGGGGGCCTCTCCGCAACCGGACGTGCGCCGGAAGGAACCGTCTTGCAGCTTATGGCCATTGCCATTGCCTGCTATGCGGCCAGTCTTTTCATTCCGTCGACGGGACGTGCCGCGCCCGATCTGCGTGCAAATCCGAATATATTTGCATCGACCCGCGCGCTTTTGAGCGAGATCGCGGCCGATCCCATTCTTTGGACAAGGAGCATGGCGGTCTCCTGGTTCTGGATGAGCGGGGCCGTCGCACTTTCATTGGTACCTGTGGTTGTGCGCAACAAGACAGGAGGCGGCATAGAAGTTGAAACGGCTGTCAGCGCGCTGTTCGCGCTCGGCATCGGAATCGGCTCGATTGCCGCGGCAGTCATCGCGCATGGCCGCATTTTTTTGAAGCCGGTGCCCTTCGCAGCGCTCGCCATGGCCGCCTTTCTGATCGACCTCGGTGTTGCCACTCTATTGCTGCCGGTGGCAACCGTGGAGGTTGGACTCGGCGAATTCTTCCGCTCGGCAGCCGGCATTCGCATCGCATGCGATGTCGCCGGTCTGGCCTGCGCCGGTGGCCTCTTTGTCGTGCCACTGTTCACCGCGATCCAGGCCGACGCGCCCAAGGAGCGGCGCGCGCGGATTGTCGGCGGCGTAAATATCCTCAACTCGGCCTTCATTGTGTTGGGCGTGCTGGCGACCGCCTTGCTCCAAAGCAAAAGTTTCGGTGTCACCGAGCCGGTTCTCCTCACCGCGCTCGGCGTTCTCAACATCGGCGCGGCTTACTACGTGCGCAAGGCCGTGCTGCGCGGGGAGGCCTGA
- a CDS encoding aminopeptidase N: MRTDIAEPVRLKDYRVPDYLIDKVDLDVKLHPTATRVMARLAIRPNPQGRPKAPLVLDGDALVAKRIALDGIELDMQNPDPKFGVITPNQFTLTAPPARAFTLDIETEIDAQANTRLMGLYRSGSAYCTQCEAEGFRRITYFLDRPDVLSIYTVRLEADLSEAPLLLSNGNKIAEGKIEGTSRHFAVWHDPHPKAAYLFALVGGDLGSIFDEFITRSGRKVALGIHVEHGKEPFAAYAMDALKRSMAWDEEKYGREYDLDVFNIVAVSDFNMGAMENKGLNIFNDKYVLASPVTATDTDYAQIEAVIAHEYFHNWTGNRITCRDWFQLCLKEGLTVFRDHAFSADMRSAPVRRISDVRTLRAQQFVEDAGPLAHNVRPDSYFEINNFYTATIYEKGAEVIRMLKVLIGDDAFRKSMDLYFDRYDGTAATIEDFISCFAETAQRDLTEFSRWYHQSGTPVVEVTSSYDEVEKLFTLEFVQSCKPTPGQDKKLPFVIPIELGLVVPDQGDLDLGATRCEGVSAAELSRGVLEFSTPRRRVLFRDIPVRPVASLFRGFSAPVRLDHAVSEADLITLIAHDSDGFNRWQAVQTYAARLLMHSVELIRANKTPQRDNEFIGALRILIEKSADPAFTAQAIALPSEADIAREIGEDVDPDAIHLAREDLRKAIGEDLKGTLHATYDRLADDGPYSPDAVAAGRRALRNTALDLFAAGDRTEGALLATCQFETAKTMTDEIAALGVLAQLPGLERERALAGFYRAHAGDALVIDKWFAMQAIIPEQATLDRVKALMGHQAFSMKNPNRVRSLIGAFAAGNQTQFNAPDGSGYDFVAAMVLELDAKNPQVAARLLSAFKSWRTLEPKRRTLAERALRHVAGAAGLSPDVKDIVERSLA; encoded by the coding sequence ATGCGTACCGATATCGCCGAGCCCGTTCGCCTGAAAGACTACAGGGTTCCCGATTATCTGATCGACAAGGTCGATCTCGATGTCAAGCTTCATCCGACGGCGACCCGGGTCATGGCGCGCCTCGCGATCCGCCCAAACCCGCAGGGCCGACCGAAGGCGCCCCTCGTTCTGGACGGCGATGCCCTCGTCGCCAAGCGGATCGCGCTCGATGGCATCGAACTCGATATGCAAAATCCGGATCCAAAATTCGGTGTCATCACCCCCAACCAGTTCACATTGACGGCGCCGCCCGCGCGCGCTTTCACCTTGGATATAGAAACCGAAATCGATGCCCAGGCGAATACGAGGCTGATGGGACTCTACCGGTCGGGATCTGCCTATTGCACGCAGTGTGAAGCCGAAGGTTTCCGCCGCATCACTTATTTTCTCGACCGGCCCGATGTCCTCAGCATTTATACAGTCAGACTGGAGGCGGACCTTTCCGAAGCGCCCCTCCTCCTCTCAAACGGCAACAAAATTGCCGAGGGCAAGATCGAGGGAACCTCGCGTCACTTTGCGGTTTGGCACGATCCGCATCCAAAGGCCGCCTATTTGTTCGCCCTCGTCGGCGGCGACTTGGGCTCGATATTCGATGAATTTATCACTCGCTCAGGACGCAAAGTCGCGCTTGGGATCCATGTCGAACATGGGAAGGAACCATTCGCGGCTTATGCGATGGATGCCTTGAAGCGCTCGATGGCCTGGGATGAAGAAAAATATGGCCGCGAATATGATCTCGACGTTTTCAACATCGTGGCGGTCTCAGATTTCAACATGGGAGCGATGGAAAACAAGGGCCTGAATATCTTCAACGACAAATATGTTCTCGCTTCTCCCGTGACCGCAACGGATACGGATTACGCCCAAATCGAAGCGGTAATCGCGCATGAATATTTTCACAACTGGACCGGCAACAGGATCACTTGCCGCGATTGGTTCCAGCTTTGCCTCAAGGAAGGCCTGACGGTCTTCCGCGATCACGCGTTTTCAGCCGACATGCGTTCCGCCCCGGTGCGGCGGATCAGCGACGTGCGCACCTTGCGCGCGCAACAATTTGTCGAGGATGCGGGACCGCTCGCCCACAATGTGCGGCCGGACAGCTATTTTGAAATCAATAATTTCTACACTGCCACGATTTACGAAAAAGGCGCCGAAGTCATCCGCATGCTGAAAGTGCTCATCGGCGACGACGCCTTTCGCAAGAGCATGGATCTTTATTTTGATCGCTATGACGGGACTGCGGCCACGATCGAGGATTTCATCTCCTGTTTCGCCGAGACCGCGCAGCGGGATTTGACCGAATTTTCCAGGTGGTATCATCAATCCGGCACCCCCGTCGTCGAAGTCACATCTTCCTACGACGAAGTCGAAAAGCTCTTCACACTCGAATTTGTGCAAAGCTGCAAACCGACACCAGGCCAAGATAAGAAACTGCCTTTTGTCATTCCGATTGAACTCGGTCTCGTCGTTCCCGATCAAGGCGATCTGGACCTCGGCGCCACGCGTTGCGAAGGCGTCAGTGCGGCGGAATTGTCGCGCGGGGTCCTTGAGTTCTCGACGCCGCGGCGGCGGGTCCTGTTTCGCGACATACCGGTCCGCCCGGTTGCCTCCCTCTTCAGAGGATTTTCGGCGCCGGTCCGGCTTGACCACGCGGTGAGTGAGGCCGATCTCATTACCCTCATCGCCCATGACAGCGACGGGTTCAACCGCTGGCAGGCCGTGCAGACCTATGCAGCCCGTTTGCTCATGCATTCGGTTGAACTCATTCGTGCGAATAAGACACCCCAGCGCGACAATGAATTCATTGGGGCGCTTCGGATCCTAATCGAAAAAAGCGCCGATCCGGCCTTTACGGCGCAGGCCATCGCATTGCCCAGCGAAGCCGACATTGCGCGCGAGATCGGTGAGGATGTGGATCCAGATGCAATCCATCTTGCCCGCGAAGATTTGCGCAAGGCCATCGGGGAGGACCTCAAGGGCACCTTGCATGCAACCTACGATCGGCTCGCGGATGATGGACCCTATTCGCCCGACGCCGTGGCCGCGGGAAGGCGCGCTCTGCGCAACACCGCACTCGATCTTTTCGCCGCCGGAGATCGAACCGAAGGCGCGCTGCTTGCCACATGCCAGTTCGAGACCGCCAAGACAATGACCGACGAGATCGCCGCGCTCGGCGTGCTCGCCCAATTGCCAGGCCTAGAACGGGAGCGGGCCCTCGCCGGCTTCTATCGCGCCCACGCCGGCGATGCGCTGGTCATCGACAAATGGTTTGCGATGCAGGCCATCATTCCTGAACAAGCCACCTTGGACCGCGTCAAAGCCCTTATGGGTCACCAGGCATTCTCGATGAAAAATCCGAACCGGGTTCGATCGCTCATCGGCGCCTTCGCGGCAGGAAACCAAACCCAGTTCAACGCCCCAGATGGCAGCGGCTATGATTTCGTGGCGGCGATGGTCCTTGAGCTCGACGCCAAAAACCCGCAGGTTGCGGCGCGGCTTTTGTCCGCCTTCAAAAGCTGGCGAACTCTGGAACCAAAGCGCCGGACACTGGCCGAACGTGCCTTGCGCCACGTCGCCGGTGCGGCCGGACTGTCTCCCGATGTAAAAGACATCGTCGAACGTTCGCTTGCCTAA
- a CDS encoding methyltransferase: protein MTEAIWTKVDRYINDMLVPSDAALDAAIEASNKAGLPAISVTPSQGKFLHLLARLQGARRILEIGTLGGYSTIWLARALPPGGSLVTLEMDPRHAEIALSNISRAGLADKVDLRIGRALDTLPRLAGEGGGAFDLTFIDADKRSIPDYFMFALKLSRRGSLIIVDNVVREGAVVDPENDDPDVLGIRQFNSVLAAEPRVSATAIQTVGAKGYDGFTLVLVTDNV, encoded by the coding sequence ATGACAGAGGCCATCTGGACAAAGGTCGACCGCTACATCAATGACATGCTCGTGCCGTCCGATGCCGCCTTGGATGCTGCAATCGAAGCCAGCAATAAGGCCGGCCTGCCGGCCATCAGCGTCACGCCCAGCCAGGGCAAGTTCCTTCATCTGCTGGCGCGTCTGCAAGGCGCGCGGCGAATTTTGGAAATTGGCACACTCGGCGGCTATAGCACGATCTGGCTGGCCCGCGCGCTCCCGCCTGGGGGAAGCTTGGTCACGCTCGAGATGGACCCGAGGCACGCCGAAATCGCTCTTTCGAATATTTCGCGGGCGGGTTTGGCGGACAAGGTCGACCTCCGCATTGGGCGCGCCTTGGACACCTTGCCACGTCTTGCCGGCGAGGGCGGCGGTGCCTTCGATCTTACCTTCATCGACGCCGACAAGCGGAGTATCCCCGATTACTTCATGTTCGCATTGAAGCTTTCCCGGCGCGGAAGCTTGATCATCGTCGACAATGTCGTGCGCGAGGGGGCGGTGGTCGATCCCGAAAATGACGATCCCGACGTGCTGGGCATTCGCCAATTCAATAGTGTTCTCGCCGCCGAACCGCGGGTCAGTGCGACCGCGATCCAAACCGTCGGCGCCAAGGGCTATGACGGTTTTACCCTGGTCCTGGTCACCGATAATGTCTAG